A region of Nocardioides alkalitolerans DNA encodes the following proteins:
- a CDS encoding L-threonylcarbamoyladenylate synthase: MPTTTPEERESAVEAATLAVRRGAVVVLPTDTVYGVGADAFDPTAVAKLLAAKGRGRDMPPPVLISSAVTADALAREVPGWARALMDAFWPGPLTIVFHQQASLQWDLGDTRGTVALRMPDHELAREILERTGPLAVSSANLTGRPAATTAQQADGMLGDAVEVIVDGGTSPGGSASTIVDATGPQGRVLRLGALSLEELNAVLEPQGATLVDNG; this comes from the coding sequence CTGCCGACGACCACCCCCGAGGAGCGCGAGTCGGCCGTCGAGGCCGCCACCCTCGCCGTACGCCGCGGCGCGGTCGTCGTGCTCCCCACCGACACGGTGTACGGCGTGGGCGCCGACGCGTTCGACCCGACCGCGGTGGCGAAGCTGCTCGCCGCGAAGGGTCGCGGTCGCGACATGCCGCCGCCGGTGCTCATCAGCTCGGCGGTGACGGCCGACGCCCTGGCCCGCGAGGTCCCCGGGTGGGCCCGCGCCCTGATGGACGCCTTCTGGCCCGGTCCGCTCACGATCGTGTTCCACCAGCAGGCCTCGCTCCAGTGGGACCTCGGCGACACCCGCGGCACCGTCGCGCTGCGGATGCCCGACCACGAGCTGGCGCGCGAGATCCTCGAGCGCACCGGCCCGCTGGCCGTGAGCTCCGCCAACCTCACCGGGCGGCCGGCCGCCACCACGGCGCAGCAGGCCGACGGCATGCTCGGGGACGCGGTGGAGGTGATCGTCGACGGCGGCACCTCGCCGGGCGGCAGCGCGAGCACCATCGTCGACGCGACCGGTCCGCAGGGCCGGGTGCTGCGCCTGGGGGCGCTCAGCCTCGAGGAGCTCAACGCCGTGCTCGAGCCCCAGGGCGCCACGCTCGTCGACAACGGCTGA
- a CDS encoding F0F1 ATP synthase subunit epsilon codes for MAGSLHVELVSAERVVWSGEAVRVIARTVAGDVGILPGHAPLLSALSHGVVDIQSTEGETWIAAVSDGFLSVADDRVSVLSEYAELSHEIDVEKARADVERAKAAGEDDTEALDVLRTAEARIRAVEVAS; via the coding sequence ATGGCCGGCTCCCTGCACGTCGAGCTGGTCAGCGCCGAGCGCGTGGTGTGGTCGGGCGAGGCCGTCCGGGTCATCGCCCGCACGGTCGCGGGTGACGTCGGCATCCTGCCGGGTCACGCGCCGCTGCTGTCCGCGCTGTCGCACGGTGTGGTCGACATCCAGTCGACCGAGGGCGAGACCTGGATCGCGGCCGTCTCCGACGGGTTCCTGTCGGTGGCGGACGACCGCGTCTCGGTGCTCTCCGAGTACGCCGAGCTGTCCCACGAGATCGATGTCGAGAAGGCGCGCGCCGACGTGGAGCGCGCCAAGGCTGCGGGCGAGGACGACACGGAGGCGCTCGACGTCCTCCGCACGGCCGAGGCCCGCATCCGCGCGGTCGAGGTGGCCTCCTGA
- the atpE gene encoding ATP synthase F0 subunit C — protein sequence MAVDGNLNMIGYGLAAIGPGIGIGLIFAAYINGVARQPEAQSRLQTIAILGFALAEALAIIGIALAFVL from the coding sequence ATCGCCGTGGACGGCAACCTCAACATGATCGGTTACGGCCTGGCTGCCATCGGCCCGGGTATCGGCATCGGTCTGATCTTCGCCGCCTACATCAACGGCGTCGCCCGTCAGCCGGAGGCCCAGAGCCGCCTCCAGACCATCGCCATCCTGGGCTTCGCCCTCGCCGAGGCGCTCGCGATCATCGGTATCGCCCTCGCCTTCGTCCTCTGA
- the atpB gene encoding F0F1 ATP synthase subunit A, translated as MSVNVLAATEDPYIPGPSSFDLPPIFGQGTIVTKPMVQIVLFAVLAFAFLYFASRKRALVPGRLQYVGEAGYGFVRNSLGRDIIGSHDFQKFVPYLVSMFFLLLFNNWAAAIPFIQFPTFSRAGLVYGLAAISWLVYNYVGIRKHGLGGYLKLQCMPSGVTGPILLLIVPLEFFSNIVVRPVTLALRLFCNMFAGHLLLILFAMGGYWLIFQSGVLGYVPVGILAWVLFTAIFFLELLIQFLQAYVFTLLNAMYIAGALADEH; from the coding sequence TTGAGCGTCAACGTTCTGGCCGCGACGGAGGACCCGTACATCCCGGGTCCCTCCAGCTTCGACCTGCCGCCGATCTTCGGTCAGGGCACGATCGTCACCAAGCCCATGGTGCAGATCGTCCTGTTCGCCGTGCTGGCCTTCGCGTTCCTCTACTTCGCGTCCCGCAAGCGCGCCCTCGTGCCCGGTCGGCTGCAGTACGTCGGCGAGGCCGGCTACGGCTTCGTCCGCAACTCGCTGGGCCGCGACATCATCGGCAGCCACGACTTCCAGAAGTTCGTGCCCTACCTGGTGTCGATGTTCTTCCTGCTGCTCTTCAACAACTGGGCCGCGGCGATCCCCTTCATCCAGTTCCCGACGTTCTCGCGGGCCGGTCTCGTCTACGGCCTGGCCGCCATCAGCTGGCTGGTCTACAACTACGTCGGGATCAGGAAGCACGGCCTCGGCGGCTATCTGAAGCTGCAGTGCATGCCGAGCGGCGTGACGGGCCCCATCCTGCTGCTGATCGTGCCGCTGGAGTTCTTCTCCAACATCGTGGTCCGCCCGGTGACGCTGGCGCTGCGTCTGTTCTGCAACATGTTCGCCGGCCACCTGCTGCTCATCCTCTTCGCGATGGGCGGGTACTGGCTGATCTTCCAGAGCGGCGTGCTCGGCTACGTGCCGGTCGGCATCCTCGCCTGGGTGCTGTTCACGGCCATCTTCTTCCTGGAGCTGCTGATCCAGTTCCTCCAGGCCTACGTCTTCACCCTGCTCAACGCGATGTACATCGCCGGCGCCCTCGCCGACGAGCACTGA
- a CDS encoding F0F1 ATP synthase subunit B encodes MNYLLAAAEGEEPNPLIPHIPEVVLGVVVFALLFVLVKKFVVPNFEATFAERTSAIEGGLAAAETKQAEADAKLAELEQQLAEARHEAARIREEAREQGATIVAEMREQAQAESARIVEAGKAQIEAERQQAVTSLRAEVGTLATGLAGRIVGESLEDEARQSRVVERFLADLESSGGVN; translated from the coding sequence ATGAACTACCTTCTCGCGGCAGCGGAGGGCGAAGAGCCGAACCCGCTCATCCCGCACATCCCCGAGGTGGTCCTCGGCGTCGTCGTCTTCGCCCTGCTCTTCGTGCTCGTCAAGAAGTTCGTCGTCCCGAACTTCGAGGCGACGTTCGCCGAGCGCACGTCGGCGATCGAGGGCGGCCTGGCCGCGGCCGAGACCAAGCAGGCCGAGGCCGACGCCAAGCTCGCCGAGCTCGAGCAGCAGCTCGCGGAGGCCCGCCACGAGGCGGCCCGCATCCGTGAGGAGGCCCGCGAGCAGGGCGCGACCATCGTCGCCGAGATGCGCGAGCAGGCCCAGGCCGAGTCCGCGCGCATCGTCGAGGCGGGCAAGGCGCAGATCGAGGCCGAGCGCCAGCAGGCGGTCACCTCGCTCCGTGCCGAGGTCGGCACCCTCGCGACCGGTCTCGCCGGCCGCATCGTCGGGGAGAGCCTCGAGGACGAGGCTCGCCAGAGCCGCGTCGTCGAGCGCTTCCTCGCCGATCTCGAGTCCTCCGGCGGGGTCAACTGA
- the prmC gene encoding peptide chain release factor N(5)-glutamine methyltransferase yields MTGAEPLAAVRRRAGAVLAAAGVASPERDVELLLAHVLDVRLGNLALVRSLEAPQAAVLDELVARRAAREPLQHLTGSAAFRHVELAVGPGVFVPRPETELLAGWAVDRAREAGERPVVVDLCTGSGAIARALADEVPHARVHAVELDPDAFTWAQRNLAGTGVDLRQGDLADAFVDLDGTVDVVVSNPPYIPLEAWESVAPEARDHDPHLALFSGDDGLDAIRSLVRRAAALLRPGGHLGFEHADEQGESAPAVVVADGRWSDVRDHLDLAGRARYTTARLAR; encoded by the coding sequence GTGACCGGCGCGGAGCCCCTCGCCGCCGTCCGTCGGCGTGCGGGGGCCGTGCTCGCCGCGGCCGGGGTGGCCAGCCCGGAGCGGGACGTCGAGCTGCTGCTCGCGCACGTCCTCGACGTGCGCCTGGGCAACCTCGCGCTGGTGCGCTCCCTGGAGGCGCCCCAGGCCGCGGTGCTCGACGAGCTCGTGGCCCGCCGCGCCGCGCGCGAACCGCTGCAGCACCTCACCGGCTCGGCCGCGTTCCGGCACGTCGAGCTGGCGGTCGGCCCGGGCGTCTTCGTGCCGCGACCCGAGACGGAGCTGCTCGCCGGCTGGGCCGTCGACCGCGCCCGTGAGGCGGGGGAGCGGCCGGTCGTCGTCGACCTCTGCACGGGGTCCGGCGCGATCGCCCGCGCGCTGGCGGACGAGGTGCCCCACGCCCGCGTCCACGCGGTCGAGCTCGACCCCGACGCCTTCACCTGGGCGCAGCGCAACCTGGCCGGAACAGGCGTCGACCTCCGCCAGGGCGACCTGGCCGACGCGTTCGTCGACCTCGACGGCACCGTCGACGTGGTGGTGAGCAACCCGCCGTACATCCCGCTCGAGGCCTGGGAGTCCGTCGCCCCGGAGGCCCGGGACCACGACCCCCACCTGGCGCTCTTCTCCGGCGACGACGGGCTCGACGCGATCCGCTCCCTGGTACGTCGTGCAGCAGCGCTGCTCCGCCCCGGGGGGCACCTCGGCTTCGAGCACGCCGACGAGCAGGGGGAGAGCGCACCGGCGGTCGTCGTCGCGGACGGTCGCTGGAGCGACGTGCGCGACCACCTCGACCTGGCAGGTCGTGCGCGCTACACGACGGCGAGGCTGGCACGATGA
- a CDS encoding MraY family glycosyltransferase codes for MREYLLVVLVAAAVTYLATVVARELALRWGAVAKVRGRDVHVTPIPYFGGMAMLVGIVAAYAVARQLPFLSYRGSESMFRDAGVVVLAGAVICLVGIADDLWEISPLMKAGAQVLVASGLVLSNVQFYSVPLPGGGIFVMDELQGALLTVIIVVVTVNAVNFVDGLDGLAAGVVGIGALAFFWFCYQLANVNGATLANTGALLSALLAGACLGFLGHNFHPARLFMGDSGSMLIGLMLSASAITLTGQFPATELTAGADGGTASLLPVLLPVLLPVAILIIPLTDLVLAVLRRAKKRVSPFEADKQHLHHRLLEIGHSHRRAVLVMWMWAALVGFGTVTMSLYSGALVAAVLAVGFVATLAVTLVVRSAEPVDEVALAAPPEELATPPEEGSGEGL; via the coding sequence GTGCGGGAGTACCTCCTCGTCGTCCTGGTCGCCGCCGCCGTCACCTACCTGGCGACGGTGGTGGCGCGCGAGCTCGCGCTGCGCTGGGGCGCCGTCGCGAAGGTGCGGGGGCGGGACGTGCACGTCACGCCGATCCCGTACTTCGGCGGGATGGCGATGCTCGTCGGCATCGTCGCGGCGTACGCCGTGGCCCGCCAGCTCCCCTTCCTGTCCTACCGGGGCTCGGAGTCGATGTTCCGCGACGCGGGGGTCGTGGTGCTCGCCGGCGCGGTCATCTGCCTCGTCGGGATCGCCGACGACCTCTGGGAGATCTCCCCGCTCATGAAGGCGGGCGCGCAGGTGCTGGTGGCGTCGGGCCTGGTGCTGAGCAACGTGCAGTTCTACTCGGTGCCCCTGCCCGGCGGCGGCATCTTCGTCATGGACGAGCTGCAGGGCGCGCTGCTGACCGTGATCATCGTGGTGGTCACGGTCAACGCCGTGAACTTCGTCGACGGCCTCGACGGCCTCGCGGCCGGCGTGGTCGGCATCGGAGCGCTGGCGTTCTTCTGGTTCTGCTACCAGCTCGCCAACGTCAACGGCGCGACCCTGGCCAACACGGGGGCCCTGCTGAGCGCGCTGCTCGCGGGAGCCTGCCTCGGCTTCCTGGGCCACAACTTCCACCCGGCGCGGCTGTTCATGGGGGACAGCGGCTCGATGCTCATCGGCCTCATGCTGTCGGCGAGCGCCATCACCCTGACGGGCCAGTTCCCGGCGACGGAGCTCACCGCGGGGGCCGACGGGGGTACGGCGAGCCTGCTGCCCGTGCTGCTCCCCGTGCTGCTGCCGGTGGCCATCCTCATCATCCCGCTGACCGACCTGGTGCTCGCCGTGCTGCGGCGGGCGAAGAAGCGCGTCTCGCCCTTCGAGGCCGACAAGCAGCACCTCCACCACCGCCTGCTCGAGATCGGGCACTCCCACCGCCGGGCGGTGCTCGTCATGTGGATGTGGGCCGCGCTCGTCGGTTTCGGCACGGTGACCATGAGCCTCTACTCCGGAGCGCTCGTGGCGGCCGTGCTGGCCGTCGGATTCGTCGCGACGCTCGCCGTCACGCTGGTCGTGCGTTCGGCGGAGCCGGTCGACGAGGTCGCCCTGGCGGCGCCCCCGGAAGAGCTCGCGACGCCCCCCGAGGAGGGCTCGGGGGAGGGCTTGTGA
- a CDS encoding F0F1 ATP synthase subunit gamma has translation MAVSLREYRARIRSTESMKKITRAMELIAASRIIKAQQRAQAAAPYARELTRAVSAVATFSNVDHPLTTEPENPTRAAVLIVTSDRGLAGAYSSSVLKEAERLIERLRGEGKKVDAFISGRKGEAYFKFRQRPIARAWTGYSDQPSYDDARAIGQALISAFLTETGEVVDDITGVDEVHVVFTRFKSMLVQEPQAMRLLPLEVVEGTEAPAKDELLPLYEFEPSGTEVLDTLLPKYVQSRIFFALLQAAASELAARQKAMKSATDNADELIKKYKRIANQARQAGITQEISEIVGGVNALADAQAGSE, from the coding sequence ATGGCCGTTTCGCTGCGTGAGTACCGCGCGCGGATCCGATCGACCGAGTCGATGAAGAAGATCACGCGCGCCATGGAGCTCATCGCTGCGTCCCGCATCATCAAGGCGCAGCAGCGGGCGCAGGCCGCCGCGCCGTACGCCCGCGAGCTCACCCGCGCCGTGTCGGCGGTGGCGACGTTCTCCAACGTCGACCACCCGCTGACGACGGAGCCCGAGAACCCGACCCGGGCCGCGGTCCTCATCGTCACGAGCGACCGCGGTCTGGCCGGTGCCTACTCCTCGAGCGTGCTCAAGGAGGCCGAGCGCCTCATCGAGCGCCTGCGGGGCGAGGGCAAGAAGGTGGACGCGTTCATCAGCGGCCGCAAGGGCGAGGCGTACTTCAAGTTCCGTCAGCGCCCCATCGCGCGGGCGTGGACGGGCTACTCCGACCAGCCGTCGTACGACGACGCCCGGGCCATCGGCCAGGCGCTCATCTCGGCGTTCCTGACGGAGACCGGCGAGGTCGTGGACGACATCACGGGCGTCGACGAGGTGCACGTGGTCTTCACGCGCTTCAAGTCGATGCTCGTGCAGGAGCCGCAGGCGATGCGCCTGCTGCCGCTGGAGGTCGTCGAGGGCACCGAGGCGCCGGCGAAGGACGAGCTGCTCCCGCTGTACGAGTTCGAGCCGTCCGGCACCGAGGTGCTCGACACGCTGCTCCCGAAGTACGTGCAAAGCCGGATCTTCTTCGCCCTGCTGCAGGCGGCGGCGTCGGAGCTGGCGGCCCGTCAGAAGGCGATGAAGTCGGCGACGGACAACGCGGACGAGCTCATCAAGAAGTACAAGCGGATCGCCAACCAGGCCCGCCAGGCTGGCATCACCCAGGAAATCAGCGAGATCGTCGGTGGCGTCAACGCGCTCGCCGACGCCCAGGCCGGGAGTGAGTGA
- the atpD gene encoding F0F1 ATP synthase subunit beta: MTATVEETQVGGAAGSVGRIARVIGPVVDIEFPSDAMPAIYNALKVTFDLGGESTTITLEVAMHIGDGMVRAISMKPTDGLVRGLQVTDTGESITVPVGDVTLGKVFNTTGDCLNLPEGETLEVNERWGIHRKAPAFDQLESKTQMFETGIKVIDLLTPYVTGGKIGLFGGAGVGKTVLIQEMIARVARNHGGVSVFAGVGERTREGNDLMVEMEEAGVFGQTALVFGQMDEPPGTRLRVALSALTMAEYFRDVQKQDVLLFIDNIFRFTQAGSEVSTLLGRMPSAVGYQPNLADEMGQLQERITSTRGHSITSMQAIYVPADDYTDPAPATTFAHLDATTELSRDIASLGIYPAVDPLTSTSRILDPQYIGKEHYDCAIRVKQILQRNKELQDIIAILGVDELSEEDKVVVHRARRIQRFLSQNTYVAKQFTGIEGSTVTIADTIEAFNKIAEGEYDHVAEQAFFMCGGLDDVEAKWADIQKSL, translated from the coding sequence ATGACTGCCACTGTTGAAGAGACCCAGGTCGGCGGGGCTGCTGGTTCCGTCGGTCGCATCGCCCGCGTCATCGGCCCGGTCGTGGACATCGAGTTCCCGTCCGACGCCATGCCGGCGATCTACAACGCCCTCAAGGTCACGTTCGACCTCGGCGGCGAGTCGACCACGATCACGCTCGAGGTCGCCATGCACATCGGCGACGGCATGGTCCGCGCCATCTCGATGAAGCCGACCGACGGCCTCGTGCGTGGCCTGCAGGTCACGGACACCGGTGAGTCCATCACCGTGCCGGTCGGCGACGTCACGCTCGGCAAGGTGTTCAACACCACCGGCGACTGCCTCAACCTGCCCGAGGGCGAGACCCTCGAGGTCAACGAGCGCTGGGGCATCCACCGCAAGGCGCCCGCGTTCGACCAGCTGGAGTCGAAGACCCAGATGTTCGAGACGGGCATCAAGGTCATCGACCTGCTGACGCCCTACGTGACCGGCGGAAAGATCGGCCTGTTCGGCGGCGCCGGCGTGGGCAAGACCGTGCTCATCCAGGAGATGATCGCGCGTGTGGCCCGCAACCACGGTGGTGTGTCGGTGTTCGCCGGCGTGGGTGAGCGCACCCGCGAGGGCAACGACCTCATGGTCGAGATGGAGGAGGCGGGCGTCTTCGGGCAGACCGCGCTCGTCTTCGGCCAGATGGACGAGCCGCCGGGCACCCGGCTGCGCGTCGCCCTGTCCGCGCTGACGATGGCGGAGTACTTCCGCGACGTGCAGAAGCAGGACGTGCTGCTGTTCATCGACAACATCTTCCGGTTCACGCAGGCCGGTTCCGAGGTGTCGACGCTGCTCGGCCGCATGCCCTCCGCGGTGGGCTACCAGCCCAACCTGGCCGACGAGATGGGTCAGCTCCAGGAGCGGATCACGTCGACGCGTGGTCACTCGATCACCTCGATGCAGGCGATCTACGTGCCCGCCGACGACTACACCGACCCGGCGCCGGCGACGACGTTCGCCCACCTGGACGCCACCACGGAGCTCTCGCGCGACATCGCGTCGCTCGGTATCTACCCGGCCGTGGACCCGCTCACGTCGACCTCGCGGATCCTCGACCCGCAGTACATCGGCAAGGAGCACTACGACTGCGCCATCCGCGTGAAGCAGATCCTCCAGCGCAACAAGGAGCTGCAGGACATCATCGCGATCCTCGGAGTGGACGAGCTCTCCGAGGAGGACAAGGTCGTCGTGCACCGCGCGCGTCGCATCCAGCGCTTCCTCTCGCAGAACACCTACGTTGCCAAGCAGTTCACGGGCATCGAGGGTTCGACGGTCACCATCGCCGACACGATCGAGGCGTTCAACAAGATCGCCGAGGGCGAGTACGACCACGTCGCCGAGCAGGCGTTCTTCATGTGCGGTGGCCTCGACGACGTCGAGGCCAAGTGGGCCGACATCCAGAAGAGCCTCTGA
- a CDS encoding F0F1 ATP synthase subunit delta, whose amino-acid sequence MADFRGTSADALAALTVELRAVAESDLARVGGDLFAVAGILRGEPALRRVVTDVSVPAEAKQGLLRQILQGKVAEGTLPLVASAVGHRWTVGRDLADAIERLGEIAVVRSAGADSTRLENELFELGQVVKGEPSLRDALSDPARSVDDKARLVDDLLGGKALPATVALAKQALAGSYRTVSAALATYERVAADVNGERVASVTVAKPLAEGDRARLVDVLSRQYGRPVHLNVVVDPSVVGGVLVEIGDDIIDGTVSGRLDTARRRLAG is encoded by the coding sequence ATGGCCGACTTCCGTGGCACGTCGGCCGACGCGCTCGCGGCGCTGACCGTCGAGCTGCGGGCCGTCGCCGAGAGCGACCTCGCCCGTGTCGGTGGCGACCTCTTCGCGGTCGCCGGCATCCTCCGCGGCGAGCCGGCCCTGCGCCGGGTCGTCACGGACGTGTCGGTGCCCGCCGAGGCGAAGCAGGGCCTGCTCCGGCAGATCCTGCAGGGCAAGGTCGCCGAGGGGACCCTGCCGCTGGTCGCCTCCGCCGTCGGGCACCGCTGGACGGTGGGCCGGGACCTCGCCGACGCCATCGAGCGTCTCGGTGAGATCGCGGTCGTCCGCTCCGCGGGGGCCGACAGCACCCGGCTCGAGAACGAGCTGTTCGAGCTGGGGCAGGTCGTCAAGGGCGAGCCGTCGCTGCGCGACGCGCTGTCCGACCCGGCCCGCTCGGTCGACGACAAGGCCCGCCTGGTCGACGACCTGCTCGGCGGCAAGGCGCTCCCCGCGACCGTCGCGCTGGCCAAGCAGGCACTGGCCGGCAGCTATCGCACGGTGAGCGCCGCACTCGCGACGTACGAGCGGGTCGCCGCTGACGTGAACGGCGAGCGGGTCGCCTCGGTGACCGTCGCGAAGCCGCTCGCCGAGGGCGACCGCGCTCGACTGGTCGACGTACTGTCGCGACAGTACGGACGCCCGGTGCACCTGAACGTCGTCGTGGACCCGTCCGTGGTCGGGGGTGTCCTCGTCGAGATCGGCGACGACATCATCGACGGCACGGTCTCCGGGCGCCTCGACACCGCACGCCGCCGCCTCGCCGGCTGA
- the atpA gene encoding F0F1 ATP synthase subunit alpha has protein sequence MTELSIRPDEIRDALQRFVSDYTPETASREEVGVVAEAADGIARVTGLPSAMANELLEFEDGTLGLALNLDAREIGVVVLGDFDKIEEGQAVKRTGEVLSVPVGDGYLGRVVDPLGKAIDGLGDIETTGRRALELQAPTVVQRKSVHEPLSTGIKAIDAMTPIGRGQRQLIIGDRATGKTTIAIDTIINQKQNWASGDPSKQVRCIYVAIGQKGSTIASVRGALEEAGALEYTTIVAAPASDSAGFKYLAPYTGSAIGQHWMYEGKHVLIVFDDLTKQAEAYRAVSLLLRRPPGREAYPGDVFYLHSRLLERCAKLSDELGAGSMTGLPIIETKANDVSAFIPTNVISITDGQIFLQSDLFAANQRPAIDVGVSVSRVGGAAMTKAMKAVTGSLKVDLAQFRAMEAFAMFASDLDAASRQQLDRGQRLMALLKQPQYSPYPVDEMTVSLWLGTSGRLDKVPTDDVLRFEQEFLDYLRRSHDGVLAGIRESLKFEDSTESSLNDAYELFLDQFETSDGQSIKAGKESHEALEDDELGQEQIVKQKRG, from the coding sequence ATGACGGAGCTTTCGATCCGTCCGGACGAGATCCGCGACGCGCTCCAGCGTTTCGTGTCGGACTACACGCCCGAGACCGCCAGCCGTGAAGAGGTCGGCGTCGTCGCGGAGGCCGCCGACGGCATCGCCCGCGTGACGGGGCTGCCGTCGGCCATGGCCAACGAGCTCCTCGAGTTCGAGGACGGCACGCTGGGCCTGGCGCTCAACCTCGACGCCCGCGAGATCGGTGTCGTCGTCCTCGGCGACTTCGACAAGATCGAGGAGGGCCAGGCCGTCAAGCGCACGGGCGAGGTCCTCTCCGTCCCCGTGGGCGACGGCTACCTCGGCCGCGTGGTGGACCCGCTCGGCAAGGCCATCGACGGTCTCGGCGACATCGAGACGACCGGCCGCCGCGCCCTCGAGCTGCAGGCGCCCACCGTGGTGCAGCGCAAGTCGGTGCACGAGCCGCTCTCCACCGGCATCAAGGCGATCGACGCCATGACGCCGATCGGCCGCGGCCAGCGCCAGCTGATCATCGGTGACCGCGCGACCGGCAAGACCACGATCGCGATCGACACGATCATCAACCAGAAGCAGAACTGGGCCTCGGGCGACCCGTCCAAGCAGGTCCGCTGCATCTACGTGGCGATCGGCCAGAAGGGCTCGACCATCGCCTCCGTGCGTGGCGCCCTCGAGGAGGCCGGCGCGCTGGAGTACACGACGATCGTCGCCGCCCCGGCGTCCGACTCGGCGGGCTTCAAGTACCTGGCGCCGTACACGGGCTCGGCCATCGGCCAGCACTGGATGTACGAGGGCAAGCACGTCCTCATCGTGTTCGACGACCTGACCAAACAGGCCGAGGCCTACCGCGCCGTGTCGCTGCTGCTGCGCCGTCCGCCGGGCCGTGAGGCCTACCCGGGTGACGTCTTCTACCTGCACAGCCGGCTCCTCGAGCGCTGCGCCAAGCTGAGCGACGAGCTCGGCGCGGGCTCGATGACGGGCCTCCCGATCATCGAGACGAAGGCGAACGACGTCTCGGCGTTCATCCCGACCAACGTCATCTCCATCACCGACGGCCAGATCTTCCTGCAGTCCGACCTCTTCGCGGCCAACCAGCGGCCCGCGATCGACGTCGGTGTGTCGGTCTCCCGCGTGGGTGGTGCGGCGATGACGAAGGCGATGAAGGCCGTCACCGGCTCGCTCAAGGTCGACCTGGCGCAGTTCCGCGCCATGGAGGCCTTCGCGATGTTCGCGTCCGACCTCGACGCCGCCTCGCGTCAGCAGCTCGACCGCGGCCAGCGCCTCATGGCCCTGCTCAAGCAGCCGCAGTACTCGCCGTACCCCGTCGACGAGATGACCGTCTCGCTCTGGCTGGGCACGTCGGGTCGCCTGGACAAGGTCCCCACGGACGACGTCCTCCGCTTCGAGCAGGAGTTCCTGGACTACCTGCGCCGCTCGCACGACGGCGTCCTCGCCGGCATCCGCGAGAGCCTCAAGTTCGAGGACTCGACCGAGTCGTCGCTGAACGACGCCTACGAGTTGTTCCTCGACCAGTTCGAGACCTCCGACGGCCAGTCGATCAAGGCCGGCAAGGAGTCGCACGAGGCGCTCGAGGACGACGAGCTCGGCCAGGAGCAGATCGTCAAGCAGAAGCGGGGCTGA
- the prfA gene encoding peptide chain release factor 1, translating to MFEAVEALAAEQAELERTLADPSLHADQAAAKRVNQRYAEVSAVVRTWREWQDLGDDLGAARELSADDEAFAAEAEELAVRREEAAERLRRLLVPRDPADGKDALLELKSGEGGEESALFAGDLLRMYARYAERQGWTTEVLDATPSDLGGYKSVTVAVKAKGTPEPGTAPYALLKFEGGVHRVQRVPVTESQGRVHTSAAGVLVLPEAEQVDVSIDENDLRIDVFRSSGPGGQSVNTTDSAVRITHVPSGIVVSCQNEKSQLQNKEQALRILRARLLAAAQEAAAAEASDARRSQVRTVDRSERIRTYNYPENRISDHRTGYKAYNLDAVLDGDLGPVVGSAVDADLEARLASVEAGPAR from the coding sequence GTGTTCGAGGCCGTCGAGGCCCTGGCCGCCGAGCAGGCCGAGCTCGAGCGCACCCTGGCCGACCCGTCGCTGCACGCCGACCAGGCGGCGGCCAAGCGCGTCAACCAGCGGTACGCCGAGGTCAGCGCCGTCGTCCGCACCTGGCGCGAGTGGCAGGACCTGGGGGACGACCTCGGTGCCGCCCGTGAGCTGAGCGCGGACGACGAGGCATTCGCCGCGGAGGCCGAGGAGCTCGCCGTACGCCGCGAGGAGGCCGCCGAGCGCCTCCGGCGGCTGCTGGTGCCCCGGGACCCGGCGGACGGCAAGGACGCGCTGCTGGAGCTCAAGTCGGGGGAGGGCGGCGAGGAGTCGGCGCTGTTCGCCGGCGACCTCCTCCGGATGTACGCCCGGTACGCCGAGCGCCAGGGGTGGACTACCGAGGTGCTCGACGCGACGCCGTCCGACCTCGGGGGCTACAAGTCCGTCACCGTCGCGGTGAAGGCGAAGGGCACGCCCGAGCCGGGGACGGCGCCGTACGCGCTCCTGAAGTTCGAGGGCGGGGTGCACCGGGTGCAGCGGGTGCCCGTGACGGAGTCCCAGGGTCGTGTGCACACGAGTGCCGCGGGCGTGCTGGTGCTGCCCGAGGCCGAGCAGGTGGACGTCAGCATCGACGAGAACGACCTGCGGATCGACGTCTTCCGCAGCTCGGGCCCCGGCGGCCAGAGCGTCAACACGACGGACTCCGCCGTGCGGATCACCCACGTGCCCTCGGGCATCGTGGTGAGCTGCCAGAACGAGAAGAGCCAGCTGCAGAACAAGGAGCAGGCGCTGCGCATCCTCCGCGCCCGGCTCCTCGCCGCGGCGCAGGAGGCAGCGGCCGCGGAGGCCAGCGACGCCCGACGTTCCCAGGTGCGCACCGTGGACCGCTCCGAGCGCATCCGCACCTACAACTACCCGGAGAACCGGATCTCCGACCACCGCACGGGCTACAAGGCCTACAACCTCGACGCCGTGCTCGACGGCGACCTCGGCCCCGTCGTCGGGTCCGCCGTCGACGCCGACCTCGAGGCGCGGCTGGCGTCGGTCGAGGCGGGTCCGGCCCGGTGA